One window of the Zea mays cultivar B73 chromosome 3, Zm-B73-REFERENCE-NAM-5.0, whole genome shotgun sequence genome contains the following:
- the LOC100276175 gene encoding uncharacterized protein LOC100276175: MDRSKSYAGGRMQIEPYYGGGGGGGGGARADFRSYSYSAGGTGPSSYSYNQYEYGGPGAGEEEVKRSKSKRRWLADPDMDRKRRVAAYKAYGVEGRVKGSLRKSFRWVKDRYLDLVYGWS; this comes from the coding sequence ATGGACCGGTCCAAGTCGTACGCGGGCGGGCGCATGCAGATCGAGCCGTactacggcggcggcggcggcggaggaggaggcgcgcggGCGGACTTCCGGTCCTACTCCTACAGCGCCGGCGGGACGGGGCCGTCGTCCTACTCGTACAACCAGTACGAGTACGGAGGCCCGGGGGCGGGTGAGGAGGAGGTGAAGCGGAGCAAGTCGAAGCGGCGGTGGCTGGCGGACCCGGACATGGACCGCAAGCGCCGCGTGGCGGCGTACAAGGCGTACGGCGTGGAGGGCAGGGTGAAGGGCTCCCTCCGCAAGAGCTTCAGGTGGGTCAAGGACCGCTACCTCGACCTCGTCTACGGTTGGTCCTGA